In a single window of the Terriglobus roseus genome:
- a CDS encoding ABC transporter permease — protein MHWTEALKLALQSLWVNKLRTVLTLLGVVIGVAAVISVVTLVNGANAYVDAKLNTYGSDVFTVSKMPNLITSFAEYTKYQKRRNVTSEDFRMVEAGCKRCKLVGAGQGSQVSVKSGTDSVTSVSLRGWTARMPELNNINITEGRIFTPTEVEHGARVAVVGTDIQENLLKGDDPINKEIRVDGVPYTIIGMGEKQGKTLGNSQDNYVIVPLTTYQHTYGSSKTLTIYVKGPGAGAALEETGDEVRSMMRNARHDRLGEDDSFTLDLNNTFLSLFKTVTGLFGAIAIPVAAISLVVGGIVIMNIMLVSVTERTREIGVRKALGARRRDILLQFVIESGLMATAGGIIGVLFGVGVGFGISTFAGFPMSIAWWSVVAGLFVSTGVGVFFGVYPARQAAMLDPITALRSD, from the coding sequence ATGCATTGGACTGAGGCGCTGAAACTGGCGCTGCAATCACTCTGGGTGAACAAGCTGCGCACGGTGCTGACGCTGTTGGGCGTCGTAATCGGCGTGGCCGCGGTCATCAGCGTTGTCACGCTGGTGAACGGCGCCAACGCGTATGTGGACGCCAAGCTGAACACCTATGGATCCGACGTCTTTACCGTATCGAAGATGCCGAATCTGATCACCAGCTTTGCGGAATATACGAAGTACCAGAAGCGCCGCAACGTTACCAGCGAAGACTTTCGCATGGTCGAGGCAGGCTGCAAGCGCTGCAAACTGGTCGGCGCGGGCCAGGGGAGCCAGGTCAGCGTCAAGTCCGGCACCGACTCCGTCACCAGCGTCAGCCTGCGTGGCTGGACGGCGCGGATGCCCGAACTGAACAACATCAACATCACGGAAGGCCGCATCTTCACACCGACCGAGGTGGAACACGGCGCGCGTGTTGCCGTCGTTGGCACCGACATCCAGGAAAACCTGCTGAAGGGCGACGATCCCATCAACAAGGAGATTCGCGTCGATGGCGTACCGTACACCATCATCGGCATGGGCGAAAAGCAGGGTAAGACGCTGGGCAACAGCCAGGACAACTATGTCATTGTTCCGCTGACCACCTACCAGCACACCTACGGCTCGTCGAAGACGCTGACCATCTACGTCAAGGGACCGGGCGCCGGCGCGGCCCTGGAAGAGACGGGCGACGAAGTTCGCTCGATGATGCGCAACGCGCGTCACGACCGGCTCGGAGAAGATGACAGCTTCACGCTCGATCTGAATAACACCTTCCTGTCGCTCTTCAAGACGGTCACGGGCCTCTTCGGCGCCATCGCCATTCCCGTCGCCGCCATCTCTCTGGTGGTGGGCGGCATCGTCATCATGAACATCATGCTTGTCTCGGTGACTGAACGGACCCGCGAGATCGGTGTACGCAAAGCGCTGGGAGCACGCCGCCGCGACATTCTTCTACAGTTCGTCATCGAGAGTGGCCTGATGGCGACAGCAGGTGGCATCATCGGCGTCCTGTTTGGTGTCGGGGTCGGCTTTGGCATCTCGACCTTCGCGGGCTTTCCCATGAGCATTGCATGGTGGAGCGTAGTCGCAGGCCTCTTTGTCAGTACCGGCGTTGGTGTGTTCTTCGGCGTCTACCCCGCACGACAGGCGGCAATGCTCGATCCGATCACGGCGCTGAGGAGCGACTAG
- a CDS encoding ABC transporter permease yields MNFSDVKETITISLDTLRANKLRSGLTVLGIVIGVLTVIIMSSVINGLNESVNGIISQLGSNNLFIFRFSVFGSRPTLEELARKQLTYDDMMSLQGLPHVVAASAGLRYASFGDFGAAGMTTVKGGGNKQENVGLGGENFTSAIVNDWHLARGRFFTEQEQQRYAKVVILGSDTAETLFGTTDPIGKEVTTSGITATVIGVMDPVKGLTPGKNPNDSFLYFPLTTFHYIHPEILDYWVSVKYDDAKNRALVEEEIRERLRVRRKVPVDKDDNFAIFGSDSLTRLWSQLTGGLFLLMFALSSVGLMVGGVGVMNIMLVSVTERTREIGVRKAIGATKRTILLQFTLEAMVLCAIGGVVGIALGSLIALTLHVFLPSILSSAWVIAAFTISIGIGLVFGIYPAWKAASLNPIEALRYE; encoded by the coding sequence ATGAACTTCTCAGACGTCAAAGAGACCATCACCATCTCGCTCGACACACTGCGCGCGAACAAGCTACGCAGTGGCCTGACCGTGCTTGGCATCGTCATCGGTGTGCTCACCGTCATCATCATGTCCAGCGTAATCAATGGGCTGAATGAGAGCGTGAACGGCATCATCTCGCAGCTTGGATCGAACAACCTGTTCATTTTCCGTTTCTCCGTCTTCGGCTCGCGGCCGACTCTGGAGGAACTGGCACGCAAACAGCTCACTTACGACGACATGATGTCGCTGCAGGGCTTGCCGCACGTGGTCGCCGCGTCTGCAGGGCTGCGGTATGCCAGCTTTGGCGACTTCGGTGCCGCAGGCATGACCACCGTGAAGGGTGGCGGCAACAAGCAGGAGAATGTCGGCCTGGGCGGCGAAAACTTCACCTCCGCCATCGTGAATGACTGGCATCTGGCGCGCGGCCGCTTCTTTACAGAACAGGAGCAGCAGCGCTACGCAAAGGTGGTCATTCTTGGCAGTGACACGGCTGAAACACTCTTCGGGACAACGGATCCAATCGGCAAGGAAGTCACAACATCCGGCATCACCGCGACGGTGATCGGTGTGATGGACCCTGTGAAGGGACTGACACCTGGCAAGAATCCGAACGACAGCTTCCTCTATTTCCCGCTGACGACCTTCCACTACATCCACCCGGAGATTCTGGATTACTGGGTGAGCGTGAAGTACGACGACGCTAAGAACCGCGCGTTGGTGGAAGAGGAGATCCGGGAACGACTGAGAGTGCGCCGTAAGGTCCCCGTCGATAAAGACGACAACTTCGCCATCTTTGGTTCGGACTCGCTGACCCGTCTGTGGTCGCAACTCACCGGTGGACTCTTCCTGCTGATGTTTGCACTGAGCAGCGTTGGACTGATGGTGGGCGGCGTGGGTGTCATGAACATCATGCTCGTCTCCGTGACCGAGCGGACGCGCGAAATTGGTGTGCGCAAAGCCATTGGCGCGACCAAGCGCACGATCCTTCTGCAGTTCACGCTGGAGGCCATGGTGCTCTGCGCCATCGGCGGTGTCGTCGGTATCGCGCTGGGCTCGCTGATCGCTCTGACGCTGCACGTCTTCCTGCCATCGATTCTCTCCAGCGCATGGGTGATCGCGGCCTTCACCATCTCCATCGGGATCGGCCTGGTCTTCGGCATCTATCCGGCGTGGAAGGCGGCCAGCCTGAATCCCATCGAGGCCCTGCGGTACGAATAG
- the hpnI gene encoding bacteriohopanetetrol glucosamine biosynthesis glycosyltransferase HpnI: MTAAEIVETITTVLTLAGLAYLLIALLAARAFRREPVSPAPPTWPTVSVLKPVKGMDPKRYAAFASHCVQQYAGRYELLLGLSDPEDAELLAEIDRLKADFPALPIRAVLCGERLGTNGKVSTLAQMLPHALGEVIVINDADILVGPQYLSRIMADLSQPGVGMVTAPYVGRTADKPGLWARLEALGISTDFLPGVLTARMLDRGVRFGLGSTLAMRRATLDAIGGLTPLLEHLADDYELGARIHARGMRVMLSPEVVETSVPAYDFAGYWQHQLRWSRGVRDARRAGYVGLAISYAIPWALANVIASGFALPSFTLLSLVLLARVALALGVGVGILRDGQVLRDLWLLPLRDCFGLLFWAWSYADDTVVWRGEHFRLKRGILLRK, encoded by the coding sequence GTGACTGCTGCTGAGATCGTTGAAACAATTACCACGGTGCTGACACTGGCCGGCCTGGCATACCTGCTGATCGCGCTGCTGGCTGCGCGTGCCTTTCGACGCGAGCCTGTTTCACCCGCGCCCCCGACATGGCCCACCGTGTCGGTGCTGAAGCCCGTAAAGGGCATGGACCCGAAACGGTACGCCGCCTTTGCGAGCCATTGCGTGCAGCAGTACGCAGGCCGCTATGAACTGTTGCTGGGCCTCTCCGATCCGGAGGACGCGGAACTCCTGGCAGAGATCGACCGCCTCAAGGCCGACTTCCCTGCCCTTCCCATTCGCGCGGTCCTGTGTGGCGAGCGCCTGGGGACCAATGGCAAGGTGAGCACACTGGCGCAGATGCTGCCGCATGCACTGGGCGAAGTGATCGTCATTAACGACGCCGACATCCTCGTCGGTCCCCAGTACCTCAGCCGGATCATGGCCGACCTTTCGCAGCCAGGGGTCGGCATGGTAACCGCGCCTTATGTCGGGCGCACCGCTGATAAGCCGGGATTATGGGCTCGCCTTGAGGCGCTGGGCATTTCAACGGACTTTCTGCCGGGCGTACTCACGGCTCGCATGCTCGACCGTGGCGTTCGCTTCGGCCTGGGCAGTACGCTGGCCATGCGACGGGCCACGCTGGACGCCATTGGCGGCTTAACGCCGTTGCTGGAGCATCTGGCCGATGACTACGAGCTGGGCGCACGGATCCACGCCCGGGGCATGCGTGTGATGCTGTCGCCGGAGGTCGTGGAAACGTCCGTTCCGGCATACGACTTTGCGGGCTACTGGCAACACCAGCTGCGGTGGTCGCGCGGCGTTCGCGACGCGCGGCGAGCGGGCTATGTGGGTCTCGCCATCAGCTACGCCATTCCATGGGCGCTGGCAAATGTCATCGCCAGCGGCTTTGCACTGCCGAGCTTCACCCTGCTCAGCCTGGTACTGCTGGCACGCGTGGCGCTGGCCCTTGGCGTCGGCGTGGGTATTCTGCGGGACGGCCAGGTGTTGCGCGACCTGTGGCTGCTGCCCCTGCGCGACTGCTTTGGCCTGCTGTTCTGGGCATGGAGTTACGCGGACGACACCGTAGTATGGCGCGGCGAACACTTCCGCCTTAAGCGCGGAATCCTGCTACGCAAGTAG
- a CDS encoding SurA N-terminal domain-containing protein has protein sequence MHLNTPNPTRARASWLFIAAVTVLSLAATGCKKEHGADVVASVNGHAIMRSEMDKNFEDAQRAKQDQQPETEEQAKSDKLSILRTLIDGEIIEQRAAKMNLTATNEEVDSKLTEMKSHYTEEQFNQMLKESGRTIDEVRRDLRRSITLDKLLNKEINSKINVTDGEVGNFYNSHKADFNLIENKLHLAQIIVTSQPSPQGAGNLQGSKATTDADARKKIATLKAQLDSGADFAAVAANYSEDPQTASNGGDMGFVAESQLRQDVPVWNEVSKLKAGENTPIIPITPPGGKAPVGYSILRLVSREVAGQRDLNNPAVQQSIRDQLRNTRSQLLKSAYLEMLRDQAKVENYYAEDIFKAGSGS, from the coding sequence ATGCATTTGAATACCCCTAACCCGACCCGCGCCCGCGCATCCTGGCTGTTCATTGCCGCCGTTACTGTCCTCTCGTTGGCTGCAACCGGCTGCAAGAAGGAGCACGGTGCCGACGTTGTTGCCAGCGTGAACGGCCATGCCATCATGCGGTCGGAGATGGATAAGAACTTCGAAGACGCACAACGCGCCAAGCAGGATCAGCAGCCGGAGACCGAGGAACAGGCGAAGAGTGACAAGCTCTCCATCCTGCGGACACTCATTGACGGCGAGATCATCGAGCAGCGCGCTGCGAAGATGAATCTGACGGCGACCAATGAAGAGGTCGACAGCAAGCTGACGGAGATGAAGTCGCACTACACCGAAGAGCAGTTTAACCAGATGCTCAAGGAGAGTGGCCGGACCATCGATGAAGTGCGCCGCGACCTGCGCCGTTCCATCACCCTGGACAAGCTGCTGAATAAAGAGATCAACAGCAAGATCAACGTGACCGACGGTGAAGTGGGCAACTTCTACAACAGTCACAAAGCCGACTTCAACCTGATCGAGAACAAGCTGCACCTGGCACAGATCATTGTGACCTCTCAGCCCTCGCCTCAGGGAGCCGGCAACCTGCAGGGCAGCAAGGCGACTACGGACGCGGACGCGCGCAAGAAGATCGCTACGCTGAAGGCGCAGCTGGATAGCGGCGCTGATTTTGCGGCGGTCGCTGCGAATTACTCTGAGGATCCGCAGACGGCGTCCAACGGTGGTGACATGGGCTTCGTTGCCGAGTCGCAGCTGCGTCAGGACGTTCCGGTCTGGAATGAAGTCAGCAAGCTGAAGGCGGGCGAGAATACGCCCATCATCCCGATCACACCGCCGGGCGGCAAGGCTCCAGTGGGATATTCCATCCTTCGACTGGTGAGCCGTGAAGTGGCGGGCCAGCGCGATCTGAATAATCCAGCCGTGCAGCAGAGCATTCGCGATCAGCTTCGCAATACGCGCAGCCAGTTGCTGAAGAGCGCCTATCTGGAGATGCTGCGCGACCAGGCGAAGGTTGAAAACTACTATGCCGAGGACATCTTCAAGGCCGGCTCCGGCTCGTAG
- a CDS encoding DsbA family protein, translated as MFSSLPTRPRSARAFASLLLAAAFCVTGCRAQAAPPPGAGTAATMSPETARRIALMIRTKAGLPFNFDVKVGDRKPSPYTGFDELTVYLGDASKPLKPMVFLLSKDEKTLAQMNTFDVSKDPRTLVSDSGRPARGSKAKAPVTIVVFDDLECPFCARMHQAMFPALLARYGDKVRVTYKDFPLTQIHPWAIHAAVNADCLAEESPTAYWNLVDYMHAHLDEIGLDPAAPATKEKQEKQLPVALKQIDKQTLAEGAREKVSEKKLSACIARQDETAVRASMKEGDGLGVSGVPALFINGQMITGAVPIEFVYRAVDDALTAEGVTPPPPVPLPNLEAPPASSQAQ; from the coding sequence ATGTTTTCCTCCCTTCCCACACGTCCCCGGTCTGCGCGCGCCTTCGCTTCTTTGCTGCTGGCTGCAGCGTTTTGTGTGACGGGTTGCCGTGCGCAGGCGGCGCCTCCGCCGGGCGCGGGAACGGCAGCGACGATGTCGCCGGAGACGGCGCGCCGGATCGCGCTCATGATCCGCACCAAGGCCGGTCTGCCGTTCAACTTCGACGTGAAGGTGGGCGATCGCAAGCCCAGCCCATATACCGGCTTCGATGAACTGACGGTCTATCTGGGCGATGCGAGCAAGCCGCTGAAGCCGATGGTCTTTCTGCTCAGCAAGGATGAGAAGACGCTGGCGCAGATGAACACCTTCGATGTGTCGAAGGATCCGCGCACGCTGGTATCGGACAGCGGCCGTCCCGCGCGTGGCAGCAAGGCAAAGGCTCCCGTGACCATCGTGGTCTTCGACGACCTTGAGTGTCCATTCTGCGCTCGCATGCACCAGGCGATGTTCCCGGCGCTGCTGGCGCGCTACGGCGACAAGGTTCGCGTCACCTACAAGGATTTCCCGCTGACGCAGATCCATCCGTGGGCGATCCACGCCGCGGTGAATGCGGACTGCCTGGCTGAAGAAAGTCCCACCGCCTACTGGAACCTGGTGGACTATATGCACGCGCACCTCGACGAAATCGGGCTGGACCCTGCTGCACCGGCAACGAAGGAAAAGCAGGAGAAGCAACTGCCCGTGGCGCTGAAGCAGATCGACAAGCAGACGCTCGCGGAAGGCGCCCGCGAAAAGGTCAGCGAGAAAAAGCTGTCGGCATGTATCGCGCGGCAGGATGAGACGGCGGTCCGCGCCTCCATGAAGGAGGGCGATGGCCTGGGCGTGAGCGGTGTACCCGCGCTCTTCATCAACGGGCAGATGATCACGGGCGCTGTTCCCATCGAGTTTGTCTACCGCGCGGTGGACGACGCGCTGACCGCGGAGGGCGTTACACCGCCACCGCCCGTACCGCTGCCGAACTTGGAGGCACCGCCAGCCTCCTCACAGGCGCAGTAG
- a CDS encoding YybH family protein, translating into MRRSLIRTALFLALAGIPAATLTSTALAQKEGEQMRVLPQAELDVVKVLLAQERAWNEGNMEGFTASYKNSPDTLFIGSTVTRGFEGMVATYRRNYPDRATMGRLTFSDLEPHLLDDHFATLTGHFALERDKKHGGNAGGVFSLVLEKTPGGWKIILDHTTS; encoded by the coding sequence ATGCGCCGTTCCCTCATTCGTACTGCCCTATTCCTGGCACTGGCGGGCATTCCCGCCGCCACGCTGACCAGCACCGCCCTCGCCCAAAAAGAGGGCGAGCAGATGCGCGTCCTGCCGCAGGCCGAACTGGATGTGGTGAAGGTGCTGCTGGCGCAGGAGCGCGCCTGGAACGAAGGCAACATGGAGGGCTTCACGGCCAGCTACAAGAACTCGCCGGATACGCTCTTCATCGGCAGCACTGTGACGCGTGGCTTCGAAGGCATGGTCGCCACCTACCGCAGGAACTATCCGGACCGCGCCACCATGGGCCGCCTGACATTCAGCGACCTGGAGCCGCACCTGCTGGACGATCACTTCGCGACGCTGACCGGTCACTTTGCGCTGGAGCGCGACAAGAAGCACGGTGGCAACGCGGGCGGCGTCTTCTCGCTGGTGCTGGAGAAGACGCCGGGCGGCTGGAAGATCATCCTCGACCACACGACGTCGTAG
- a CDS encoding molybdopterin-containing oxidoreductase family protein, which produces MPPTPTNGAGVSAFSQDEDVARPLADASAKTRVVHTTCSLDCPDSCGVLATVDTATNRVVRIAGDPAHPVTRGFLCGKVARYLDRVYSPDRLLYPMRRRAGVAKGSLQPGEEHLAFERISWDEALDAIASRLQQVSDTHGPESILPYSYAGIIGQLGYGSMDRRFFHRLGASQLDRTICASAGTAAFNAVYGVRVGPEPQSFAHAKLILAWGANLHGNSIHLWPFVEQARRNGARLVVIDPYQTKTARLADQHIAIKPGTDTALAMGMMHVILRDGLEDRDYIRDCTHGFEALRDRVMTADYSPEHVAAITGVDADVIVTLARAYATTQPAVIRVNYGIQRTDNGGTAARAVGMLPLLTGAWKYHGGGVMLSTSNAFGFNSAKLQMPELMQASPLGRDARTLNMSQLGEALTQVNDPAVHALFVYNSNPAAVAPNQSAVLRGMRRDDLFTVVHDCFFTDTADHADIVLPSPSFLEQDDVQGAYGHYVAQLSLRAMEPMGDSRSNVWLFGQLAQRMGFTEPCFQENEQDLLAQALDTQHPWHAGITLGALKQRPMMALALPRNDRGEFLPFADATWFRTPSGRGEFYSESLLEQGRDPLPGYTPTPERNDATQPLRMLPRKADHWMNSTFANIPQHRAMEAARIGLGALEIHPDDAATRGISQDHEVEVANERGSLRLRASLTNRVPRGTVAATLGWNKLSADGHGVNVLTSERLTDLGGGATFYATNVEVRLAVVKADEDQTASMQVFVAAP; this is translated from the coding sequence ATGCCGCCGACGCCTACAAACGGAGCTGGTGTAAGCGCGTTTTCACAAGATGAAGACGTGGCACGGCCGCTCGCGGACGCATCGGCCAAGACACGCGTCGTGCACACCACCTGCTCGCTTGATTGCCCCGACAGTTGCGGCGTCCTGGCAACGGTAGACACTGCAACGAACCGCGTCGTCCGCATCGCAGGCGACCCGGCGCACCCCGTCACCCGCGGCTTCCTGTGCGGCAAAGTTGCCCGCTATCTTGACCGCGTCTATTCGCCCGATCGCCTGCTGTATCCCATGCGTCGCCGCGCGGGCGTCGCAAAAGGATCCCTGCAGCCCGGCGAGGAGCACCTGGCCTTCGAGCGGATCAGCTGGGACGAGGCGCTGGACGCCATCGCTTCTCGCCTGCAACAGGTCAGCGACACCCACGGGCCTGAATCGATCCTGCCTTACAGCTATGCAGGTATCATCGGCCAGCTTGGCTATGGGTCAATGGATCGCCGCTTCTTCCATCGGCTGGGCGCGTCGCAACTGGATCGCACCATCTGCGCCAGTGCGGGCACGGCCGCGTTCAACGCGGTCTATGGGGTGCGCGTGGGACCGGAGCCGCAAAGCTTCGCGCACGCGAAGCTGATCCTCGCGTGGGGCGCCAACCTGCATGGCAACAGCATTCATCTGTGGCCGTTTGTAGAACAGGCTCGCCGCAACGGCGCTCGCCTGGTCGTCATCGATCCGTACCAGACAAAGACGGCACGTCTGGCGGATCAACACATCGCGATCAAGCCTGGCACAGACACTGCGTTGGCGATGGGGATGATGCACGTCATCCTGCGAGACGGCCTGGAAGACCGTGACTACATCCGCGACTGCACCCACGGCTTTGAGGCGTTGCGTGACCGCGTGATGACCGCCGACTACTCGCCGGAACACGTTGCCGCGATCACCGGTGTCGATGCGGACGTGATCGTCACGCTGGCCCGCGCCTATGCAACCACACAACCCGCAGTGATCCGCGTGAACTACGGCATCCAACGCACCGACAATGGCGGCACGGCGGCACGGGCCGTGGGCATGCTGCCGCTGTTAACCGGAGCGTGGAAGTACCACGGTGGCGGCGTGATGCTGTCGACGTCAAATGCCTTCGGCTTCAACAGCGCAAAGCTCCAGATGCCGGAGCTGATGCAGGCCAGCCCGCTTGGTCGCGATGCGCGCACCCTGAACATGAGCCAGCTCGGCGAAGCCCTCACGCAGGTCAACGATCCCGCCGTGCATGCGCTGTTCGTCTACAACTCGAATCCCGCGGCGGTTGCACCCAATCAATCCGCAGTGCTGCGTGGCATGCGGCGTGACGACCTGTTTACCGTCGTCCACGACTGCTTCTTCACCGACACGGCCGATCACGCGGACATCGTTTTGCCCTCGCCCAGCTTCCTTGAACAGGACGACGTGCAGGGGGCCTACGGCCATTACGTGGCGCAACTGTCGCTGCGCGCGATGGAGCCGATGGGCGATTCCCGCAGCAACGTGTGGCTCTTCGGCCAGCTCGCGCAGCGCATGGGTTTCACCGAACCCTGCTTCCAGGAGAACGAGCAGGATCTCCTCGCACAGGCGCTCGACACACAGCACCCGTGGCATGCGGGCATTACGCTTGGTGCGTTGAAGCAACGCCCCATGATGGCGCTGGCACTCCCGCGCAACGATCGCGGGGAGTTCCTGCCCTTCGCTGACGCGACCTGGTTCCGCACACCCAGCGGCCGTGGCGAGTTCTACTCCGAATCGCTGCTCGAGCAAGGCCGCGATCCTTTGCCCGGCTATACGCCCACGCCCGAGCGTAACGACGCCACGCAGCCGCTGCGGATGCTGCCGCGCAAGGCCGATCACTGGATGAACTCGACCTTCGCAAACATCCCTCAGCACCGCGCCATGGAAGCTGCGCGCATCGGACTGGGGGCGCTGGAAATCCACCCGGATGACGCAGCCACGCGCGGCATCTCTCAGGACCACGAGGTCGAGGTGGCCAACGAGCGCGGCTCCTTGCGCCTCCGTGCTTCGCTGACCAACCGCGTCCCACGCGGCACGGTCGCCGCGACGCTGGGATGGAACAAGCTGTCGGCCGACGGCCATGGTGTCAACGTACTCACCAGCGAGCGCCTCACCGATCTCGGCGGCGGCGCCACCTTCTACGCCACGAATGTCGAAGTGCGGCTCGCGGTCGTGAAGGCGGACGAGGATCAGACGGCGTCGATGCAGGTGTTTGTCGCCGCGCCGTAA
- a CDS encoding VWA domain-containing protein — protein sequence MAVKYCAVLAPLMLFCSLQRTCAQTAPAPKPSTEPAANETLTLRVASRVVAVSAVVRGKDNVPIQGLTKDDFELKQDGKDVAIRYFSEASELPLTLALLVDTSGSQRTLIGDEVVASDVFFQTMLGRPQDRATLLRVDAEVDELIPMTNSPSRLHLGLLGLSARPSSANGTRLQDAIYAVSKLTLAKQTGRKAIIVLSDGGDNGSSKSLEDAIHEAQQFNVQIYCIDYSVFNYAMDLNHSLGGVRAGSVDKGEEILKKLAEQTGGRMYNVGKMNLRTIYEQIARDLRFQYELGYTPPPDLKPGSFHRLELRTRDRKQTVQARNGFTFEP from the coding sequence ATGGCCGTGAAGTACTGCGCTGTTCTCGCCCCGCTGATGCTGTTCTGCAGTCTGCAGAGAACGTGTGCGCAGACGGCTCCCGCACCCAAGCCCTCCACAGAGCCTGCCGCGAATGAGACGCTAACGCTGCGTGTCGCATCGCGCGTCGTTGCGGTCTCCGCCGTTGTGCGCGGTAAGGACAACGTTCCAATCCAGGGACTGACGAAAGATGATTTCGAACTGAAGCAGGACGGCAAGGATGTTGCCATCCGCTACTTCTCCGAGGCATCGGAACTCCCCCTGACGCTGGCACTTTTAGTCGATACCAGCGGCAGTCAGCGCACGCTCATAGGCGACGAGGTCGTGGCCAGCGATGTGTTCTTTCAAACGATGCTGGGCCGGCCGCAGGACCGTGCCACGCTGCTGCGCGTGGATGCGGAGGTGGATGAGTTGATCCCCATGACCAACTCTCCTTCACGCCTGCACCTGGGCTTGCTCGGTCTATCCGCGCGGCCCTCTTCGGCGAACGGCACGCGGCTGCAGGATGCCATCTATGCCGTCTCGAAACTCACGCTGGCAAAGCAGACAGGGCGCAAAGCCATCATCGTCCTGAGCGATGGTGGCGACAATGGAAGCAGCAAGTCACTGGAAGATGCGATCCATGAGGCGCAGCAATTCAACGTGCAGATTTACTGCATCGACTACAGCGTCTTCAACTACGCCATGGATCTGAACCACAGCCTGGGCGGCGTGCGTGCCGGCAGCGTGGACAAGGGCGAGGAGATCCTGAAGAAGCTCGCCGAGCAGACCGGCGGACGGATGTACAACGTGGGCAAGATGAACCTGCGCACCATCTACGAACAGATCGCCCGCGACCTGCGCTTCCAGTACGAACTCGGCTACACGCCGCCGCCCGATCTGAAGCCCGGTAGCTTCCATCGGCTGGAGCTACGTACCAGGGACAGGAAGCAGACGGTGCAGGCACGCAACGGCTTCACCTTCGAGCCTTGA
- a CDS encoding SOS response-associated peptidase yields MCGRYQRRSDKQRIAEAMRVDGHVFEDPLAPDDDIRPTTMQPIVRENRDTGQRDLVLARWGFIPPWQKPGEKPPPTTFNARSEGVEKAAMWKRAFARHRCLVPADAFFEWQKLRPRNNPKFAFTVDGLTPFAFAGLWSAWKDPANGQWLQSFTVLTTDANETMQPVHNRMPIILKPKDFARWLSRDETSQLPLDLLRPLSDGLQCKPVENEPGVASKRLAQNNIPAEAPDADQPGLFGDSL; encoded by the coding sequence ATGTGCGGACGCTACCAACGCCGAAGTGACAAGCAACGCATCGCCGAGGCCATGCGCGTGGATGGCCATGTCTTTGAAGATCCTCTGGCGCCTGACGACGACATCCGTCCCACCACCATGCAGCCCATCGTCCGCGAGAACCGCGACACGGGCCAGCGCGACCTGGTGCTGGCGCGCTGGGGGTTTATACCGCCGTGGCAGAAGCCGGGCGAGAAACCTCCACCAACGACCTTCAACGCCCGCAGCGAAGGCGTTGAGAAGGCCGCCATGTGGAAGCGAGCTTTTGCGCGGCATCGTTGCCTGGTCCCGGCGGACGCCTTCTTCGAGTGGCAGAAGCTGCGCCCCCGTAACAATCCCAAGTTCGCCTTTACCGTCGACGGTCTCACGCCCTTCGCCTTCGCCGGCCTGTGGAGCGCATGGAAAGACCCGGCCAACGGCCAGTGGCTGCAAAGCTTTACGGTGTTGACGACGGATGCGAATGAGACCATGCAGCCGGTCCATAACCGCATGCCTATCATACTGAAACCAAAGGATTTTGCGCGATGGCTGTCACGCGATGAGACGTCTCAGTTGCCGCTCGACCTGCTGCGTCCGCTGTCGGACGGCCTACAGTGCAAACCCGTGGAGAATGAGCCGGGCGTAGCTTCGAAACGCCTTGCCCAGAACAACATTCCGGCCGAGGCGCCGGATGCCGATCAGCCTGGACTCTTCGGCGATTCGCTCTAG